In one window of Hyphomicrobiaceae bacterium DNA:
- the istB gene encoding IS21-like element helper ATPase IstB: protein MRLRLIKSRERLEALLQEASTEELPYADFLDRLLGEEVASKTLKNISMRTNLARFPFVKGLEAFDFSYQPSLDKKQIQTLATCHFIEHGENAVILGPPGVGKTHLAVGLGLKAIEAGYRVLFSTAANLIAVLTRAVAEGKLDDKLKLYTVPRLLIIDEIGYLPIDRLGANLFFQLISRRYEKGPMILTSNQSFGAWGDVFGDRVIATAILDRVLHHAITLNIRGNSYRLKEKLKAGLIRAEEPSPIN, encoded by the coding sequence ATGCGGCTACGGCTCATCAAGAGCCGCGAGCGCCTCGAGGCGTTGCTGCAGGAAGCGAGTACCGAGGAGCTGCCGTACGCGGACTTTCTCGATCGTCTACTGGGCGAGGAAGTCGCCTCCAAGACCCTCAAGAACATCTCGATGCGCACCAACCTGGCGCGCTTCCCGTTCGTCAAAGGCCTCGAGGCGTTCGATTTCTCCTACCAGCCTTCGTTAGACAAAAAGCAGATCCAGACGCTCGCCACTTGCCACTTCATCGAGCACGGCGAGAACGCCGTGATCCTGGGACCCCCTGGGGTCGGCAAAACCCATCTCGCGGTGGGTCTGGGACTCAAAGCCATCGAAGCCGGCTACCGCGTGCTGTTCAGTACCGCCGCCAACCTGATCGCAGTGCTCACACGCGCCGTGGCCGAGGGCAAGCTCGACGATAAACTCAAGCTCTACACCGTGCCGCGGCTGTTGATCATCGATGAGATCGGCTACCTGCCCATCGATCGCCTCGGCGCCAACCTCTTCTTCCAGCTCATCAGCCGACGCTACGAGAAAGGCCCCATGATCCTCACCAGCAACCAGAGCTTCGGCGCCTGGGGCGACGTGTTCGGTGATCGCGTGATTGCGACCGCGATCCTCGATCGCGTTCTGCATCACGCGATCACCCTCAATATCCGCGGCAACTCCTACCGGCTCAAGGAGAAGCTCAAAGCAGGACTGATCCGAGCCGAAGAACCATCACCCATCAACTAA
- the istA gene encoding IS21 family transposase — MRRIRDILRLKHEVHCSDRQIAQIVGSWRSTVQACLQRCREAQISWPLPSECDDATLIARLYRRRVPQRARPAIDFAQVHRELARPGVTRDLLWCEYREREPTGLAYTAFCNHYRRWLATQEVVLRQEHLPGDKLFVDYAGHTVPIVDRFSGETWPAQIFVAVLGASNYSFVEATRSQKLADWLGSHVRALQYFGGVVRAIVPDNLKSAVTKARRYEPDLNPACHRSCKSPR, encoded by the coding sequence ATGCGCAGGATTCGAGACATTTTGCGCCTCAAGCACGAGGTGCATTGCAGCGATCGGCAGATCGCCCAGATAGTCGGCTCGTGGCGCTCGACGGTGCAAGCGTGTCTGCAGCGTTGCCGTGAGGCGCAGATCAGCTGGCCGCTGCCGAGCGAGTGCGATGATGCGACGTTGATCGCGCGGCTGTATCGACGTCGTGTCCCGCAACGTGCGCGCCCCGCGATCGATTTCGCGCAGGTGCATCGCGAGCTCGCACGCCCCGGCGTCACCCGGGATCTGTTGTGGTGCGAGTACCGCGAGCGCGAGCCGACGGGTCTGGCGTACACCGCGTTCTGTAACCACTACCGCCGCTGGCTTGCCACGCAGGAAGTCGTGCTTCGCCAGGAGCATCTCCCCGGCGACAAGTTGTTTGTGGACTATGCCGGCCACACGGTGCCGATCGTGGATCGGTTCAGCGGCGAGACTTGGCCCGCGCAGATCTTTGTCGCGGTGCTGGGCGCGTCGAACTACAGCTTTGTCGAAGCCACGCGCTCGCAGAAGCTGGCGGACTGGCTCGGCAGTCATGTGCGTGCGCTGCAGTACTTTGGCGGCGTCGTGCGCGCGATCGTGCCCGATAACTTGAAGAGCGCCGTGACGAAGGCAAGGCGCTATGAGCCGGACTTGAACCCGGCCTGTCACCGGTCATGCAAAAGTCCCCGTTGA
- the istA gene encoding IS21 family transposase: MLDKTVVAPTIAAEVNGTSEDGMVGQERWDEIRRLRLEQGLSISQLARQLELDRKTVRRCLRQLHWQPYEREARTETLLSAHQDFLLARAPRVQYSARILFQELCRDRHYRGSYETVKRFVVPLRELASQDSLTQTRFETAPGEQSQIDWGEAKVSFRSGRRVVHFFVLTLGYSRRGFYWPSADQRLAQLLDAHERAFEHFGGHTREHLYDRARTVCYPNDSGRIVWNPTFKAFAEYWSFEPRLCRPYRAQTKGKVESGVKYLKRNFLPGREFIDIEHLSEQLAEWNAHIADQRVHGTTHELPIVRFERERDALLPCATQPSFALNARRSRIVASDYLVSYHSNRYSVPFALIGQAVEVQQHEQQLTFYHRDQIVAQHALGAGRHELHIRPEHGPGAIARNRRSRYSVGAAGAHHALQEQVEIRDLSCYERLAELAPVQP, encoded by the coding sequence ATGTTGGACAAGACAGTGGTAGCGCCGACCATAGCAGCCGAGGTCAACGGGACTTCGGAGGACGGGATGGTTGGTCAGGAACGTTGGGACGAGATCAGGCGGTTGCGGCTCGAACAGGGCCTGTCCATTTCGCAACTGGCGCGGCAACTCGAGCTGGATCGCAAGACGGTGCGGCGTTGTCTGCGTCAGTTGCACTGGCAACCCTATGAGCGTGAGGCACGCACGGAGACGCTGCTCAGCGCGCATCAAGATTTTTTGTTAGCGCGAGCGCCGCGCGTGCAGTACTCGGCACGGATCTTGTTTCAGGAGCTGTGCCGCGATCGACACTACCGCGGTAGCTACGAGACGGTGAAGCGTTTTGTGGTACCGCTGCGTGAGCTCGCCAGCCAGGACAGCCTGACCCAGACGCGCTTTGAGACCGCTCCTGGAGAACAGAGCCAGATCGATTGGGGTGAGGCGAAGGTATCGTTTCGCAGTGGCCGTCGGGTGGTGCATTTCTTCGTGCTCACGTTGGGCTACTCACGCCGCGGGTTTTACTGGCCCTCGGCCGACCAGCGCCTCGCGCAACTGCTCGATGCGCACGAGCGCGCCTTTGAGCACTTCGGCGGCCACACGCGCGAGCACCTCTATGACCGAGCCCGCACGGTGTGTTATCCGAACGACTCGGGGCGCATCGTGTGGAACCCGACCTTCAAGGCGTTTGCTGAGTACTGGAGCTTCGAGCCGCGGCTGTGCCGGCCCTATCGAGCGCAGACTAAGGGCAAGGTCGAGTCGGGCGTAAAATACCTGAAGCGCAACTTTCTGCCGGGACGCGAGTTCATCGACATCGAGCACCTGAGCGAGCAGCTCGCCGAGTGGAACGCCCACATTGCCGATCAGCGCGTGCATGGCACCACGCACGAGCTACCGATCGTGCGCTTCGAGCGCGAACGCGACGCCCTGCTGCCCTGCGCCACGCAGCCGTCCTTTGCACTGAACGCCCGGCGCAGCCGCATCGTTGCCAGCGACTATCTGGTGAGTTATCACTCGAACCGCTATTCCGTGCCGTTTGCACTCATCGGCCAAGCCGTAGAAGTGCAACAGCACGAGCAGCAGCTGACGTTCTATCACCGCGACCAGATCGTCGCCCAGCATGCACTGGGTGCCGGCCGTCACGAGCTGCATATCCGGCCCGAGCACGGCCCCGGTGCCATCGCGCGCAACCGCCGCAGTCGCTACAGCGTCGGCGCTGCCGGCGCGCATCACGCGCTGCAGGAACAAGTCGAGATCCGTGACCTCAGTTGTTACGAGCGTCTGGCAGAACTCGCGCCGGTGCAACCATGA